The Drosophila nasuta strain 15112-1781.00 chromosome 2L, ASM2355853v1, whole genome shotgun sequence genome window below encodes:
- the LOC132799038 gene encoding mushroom body large-type Kenyon cell-specific protein 1-like has protein sequence MSAHKEAAKQRKRKSLKMALEKCMQRRDAMACTEVAGGEQGGVMGIAGGAGEMGETTTTTTTATAAAAAAAAAAATAAAAAGLLSFEHQEIAMQIKAAMAAEQQQRERAEAEAEAEAEAMDTTANTTANTTATTTTSTTTATTTTTTGETSTTTDEGSDAEAEAELSGNEALPKATAMDIDEPESELVVVEPKIEPLSDSEPEDEEDDELLAQQQQQQQHYAAAAVMPIDEPVEMQRTPTSTPTSQMLMMAHEAPALTSTPKVNVDVNEQ, from the coding sequence ATGAGCGCGCACAAGGAGGCGGCGAAGCAGCGTAAACGTAAATCACTCAAAATGGCATTGGAGAAGTGCATGCAGCGACGCGATGCGATGGCATGCACTGAGGTAGCGGGCGGCGAACAGGGGGGCGTAATGGGTATCGCAGGAGGAGCAGGAGAAATGggcgaaacaacaacaacaacgacgacggcgacggcggcagcggctgcagctgcggcagcagcagcgactgcagcagcagctgctggtcTGCTTAGCTTTGAGCATCAAGAGATCGCAATGCAAATTAAAGCAGCCATGGCAgccgaacagcagcaacgcgaacgagccgaagccgaagctgaGGCAGAAGCCGAAGCGATGGACACGACGGCAAACACAACAGCGAacacgacggcgacgacgacgacatcaacaacaacggcgacgacaacaacaacaacgggcGAAACATCAACCACCACCGACGAAGGCAGCGAtgccgaagccgaagctgaGTTAAGCGGCAACGAAGCGTTGCCGAAGGCCACAGCCATGGATATCGATGAGCCCGAGTCggagcttgttgttgttgagccaAAGATCGAACCGTTGTCGGACAGCGAACccgaagacgaagaagacGATGAATTgttggcacaacaacaacaacagcagcagcattatgCGGCTGCCGCTGTAATGCCCATCGATGAGCCTGTTGAAATGCAGCGCACGCCCACGTCCACGCCCACCAGCCAAATGTTGATGATGGCCCATGAAGCGCCCGCTTTGACCTCTACGCCCAAGGTCAATGTGGATGTGAATGAGCAGTAA
- the LOC132799034 gene encoding zinc finger protein chinmo-like isoform X1 has product MDPQQQFCLKWNSFSSNLAITFSNLFKSDLLADVTLSCDGAVFRAHKLILAACSKKFADLFENTPTNGQCVIILEATTPDNMAALLEFMYKGEVHVSQEALNSFLKSAESLQVKGLSTETGRLAAQQAQQQHMGGDSSPLDSPTGRRSMRNSLSGSSGVAIGIGGNNNNNSGSNNSPAISGNNGLSLAGALSGMAAAGGMAAAASVAASGLSALATSAGALDRCGSAGGNIISGSVAGVGPLSAGSGVGSGNGGNGNGGNGVHLGGNNGPISLSGSGAGAAMHLGGGSTGSLKQECDSLMHPSSSSQLGMAYVPPMYHRPMSFNEPLRKRALRSPYAEQELRGSVLRDGSKNSSECPSPINKQPYHRPSSSASSTAPTEADTMHSERASPQSSRYENHSPSTTAGNGNAPSGLDRIVKSERNNGSANEANDDERELMDESTDNGAEDLRVKLENSNYSPPPANSNTSSTTPNALLENLKNADGSLSGNLAASIAPADMLNVWNATKMNNKNSVNTADGKKLKCLYCDRLYGYETNLRAHIRQRHQGIRVPCPFCERTFTRNNTVRRHIAREHKQEIGLAAGTTIAPAHVAAAAAAAAAANHSP; this is encoded by the exons ATGGATCCGCAACAACAGTTTTGCCTCAAATGGAACAGTTTTTCCTCCAACTTGGCAATCACATTCTCCAATCTATTCAAATCGGATCTATTGGCCGATGTCACATTATCATGCGATG GCGCCGTCTTTAGGGCACACAAATTAATCTTGGCAGCCTGCTCGAAAAAGTTCGCCGACCTGTTCGAGAACACGCCCACAAATGGCCAGTGTGTCATCATACTGGAGGCGACAACGCCGGACAACATGGCCGCGCTGCTCGAGTTCATGTACAAAGGCGAGGTGCACGTCTCCCAGGAGGCGCTCAACAGTTTCCTCAAGTCCGCCGAGAGTCTACAA GTCAAAGGACTGTCCACTGAGACGGGTCGCTTGGCGGCGCAAcaggcgcaacaacaacacatggGCGGCGACAGTTCGCCGCTCGATTCGCCGACGGGTCGTCGCAGCATGCGCAACAGTTtaagcggcagcagcggcgttgccattggcattggcggcaacaacaacaacaacagtggaagTAACAACAGTCCTGCTATTTCCGGCAACAATGGCTTGAGCCTGGCCGGCGCACTCAGCGGCATGGCAGCCGCTGGTGGCATGGCTGCAGCGGCAAGTGTGGCCGCCAGCGGTCTCAGTGCATTGGCCACAAGTGCTGGCGCCTTGGATCGTTGCGGCAGCGCTGGTGGCAACATCATTAGCGGCTCTGTTGCTGGCGTTGGTCCACTCAGCGCTGGCTCCGGCGTCGGCAGCGGAAAcggcggcaacggcaacggtgGCAATGGCGTTCATCTTGGCGGCAACAATGGACCGATCAGTCTGAGTGGCAGCGGCGCTGGCGCCGCCATGCATCTGGGCGGCGGTTCAACGGGCAGCCTGAAGCAAGAGTGCGATTCGCTGATGCATCCCAGCAGCAGCTCACAGCTGGGCATGGCCTATGTGCCGCCCATGTACCACCGTCCCATGTCCTTCAACGAACCGCTTCGCAAGCGCGCCCTCCGCAGTCCCTATGCCGAGCAGGAGCTGCGCGGCAGCGTCCTCCGCGATGGCTCCAAGAACTCCTCCGAGTGCCCCAGCCCCATCAACAAGCAACCCTACCATCGACCCTCGTCCAGCGCCAGCTCGACAGCGCCCACCGAGGCGGACACCATGCACTCGGAACGCGCCTCGCCACAGTCCAG CAGGTATGAGAACCACAGTCCCAGCACTACGGCCGGCAATGGAAATGCGCCGAGCGGCCTGGATCGGATTGTGAAATCGGAACGCAACAATGGCAGCGCCAACGAGGCTAACGACGATGAACGCGAACTGATGGACGAGTCAACCGAT AATGGTGCCGAGGATTTGCGTGTGAAATTGGAGAACTCAAACTATTCGCCGCCACCCGCCAACTCGAACACCTCATCGACCACACCGAATGCGCTGCTGGAGAACCTGAAGAATGCGGACGGATCGCTGTCGGGCAATTTGGCCGCATCGATTGCACCCGCTGACATGTTGAACGTGTGGAATGCCACCAAGATGAATAACAAGAACAGCGTGAACACAGCGGACGGCAAGAAACTGAAGTGTTTGTACTGCGATCGCCTTTACGGCTACGAGACGAATCTGCGCGCACACATCCGGCAGCGGCATCAGGGCATCCGGGTGCCCTGCCCCTTCTGCGAACGGACCTTCACACGCAACAACACGGTGCGGCGGCACATTGCACGTGAGCACAAGCAGGAGATTGGTTTGGCGGCGGGCACAACAATTGCGCCGGCGCATgtggcagcagcggcggcggcagcggcggccGCGAATCATTCACCATAG
- the LOC132799034 gene encoding zinc finger protein chinmo-like isoform X2, translated as MDPQQQFCLKWNSFSSNLAITFSNLFKSDLLADVTLSCDGAVFRAHKLILAACSKKFADLFENTPTNGQCVIILEATTPDNMAALLEFMYKGEVHVSQEALNSFLKSAESLQVKGLSTETGRLAAQQAQQQHMGGDSSPLDSPTGRRSMRNSLSGSSGVAIGIGGNNNNNSGSNNSPAISGNNGLSLAGALSGMAAAGGMAAAASVAASGLSALATSAGALDRCGSAGGNIISGSVAGVGPLSAGSGVGSGNGGNGNGGNGVHLGGNNGPISLSGSGAGAAMHLGGGSTGSLKQECDSLMHPSSSSQLGMAYVPPMYHRPMSFNEPLRKRALRSPYAEQELRGSVLRDGSKNSSECPSPINKQPYHRPSSSASSTAPTEADTMHSERASPQSRYENHSPSTTAGNGNAPSGLDRIVKSERNNGSANEANDDERELMDESTDNGAEDLRVKLENSNYSPPPANSNTSSTTPNALLENLKNADGSLSGNLAASIAPADMLNVWNATKMNNKNSVNTADGKKLKCLYCDRLYGYETNLRAHIRQRHQGIRVPCPFCERTFTRNNTVRRHIAREHKQEIGLAAGTTIAPAHVAAAAAAAAAANHSP; from the exons ATGGATCCGCAACAACAGTTTTGCCTCAAATGGAACAGTTTTTCCTCCAACTTGGCAATCACATTCTCCAATCTATTCAAATCGGATCTATTGGCCGATGTCACATTATCATGCGATG GCGCCGTCTTTAGGGCACACAAATTAATCTTGGCAGCCTGCTCGAAAAAGTTCGCCGACCTGTTCGAGAACACGCCCACAAATGGCCAGTGTGTCATCATACTGGAGGCGACAACGCCGGACAACATGGCCGCGCTGCTCGAGTTCATGTACAAAGGCGAGGTGCACGTCTCCCAGGAGGCGCTCAACAGTTTCCTCAAGTCCGCCGAGAGTCTACAA GTCAAAGGACTGTCCACTGAGACGGGTCGCTTGGCGGCGCAAcaggcgcaacaacaacacatggGCGGCGACAGTTCGCCGCTCGATTCGCCGACGGGTCGTCGCAGCATGCGCAACAGTTtaagcggcagcagcggcgttgccattggcattggcggcaacaacaacaacaacagtggaagTAACAACAGTCCTGCTATTTCCGGCAACAATGGCTTGAGCCTGGCCGGCGCACTCAGCGGCATGGCAGCCGCTGGTGGCATGGCTGCAGCGGCAAGTGTGGCCGCCAGCGGTCTCAGTGCATTGGCCACAAGTGCTGGCGCCTTGGATCGTTGCGGCAGCGCTGGTGGCAACATCATTAGCGGCTCTGTTGCTGGCGTTGGTCCACTCAGCGCTGGCTCCGGCGTCGGCAGCGGAAAcggcggcaacggcaacggtgGCAATGGCGTTCATCTTGGCGGCAACAATGGACCGATCAGTCTGAGTGGCAGCGGCGCTGGCGCCGCCATGCATCTGGGCGGCGGTTCAACGGGCAGCCTGAAGCAAGAGTGCGATTCGCTGATGCATCCCAGCAGCAGCTCACAGCTGGGCATGGCCTATGTGCCGCCCATGTACCACCGTCCCATGTCCTTCAACGAACCGCTTCGCAAGCGCGCCCTCCGCAGTCCCTATGCCGAGCAGGAGCTGCGCGGCAGCGTCCTCCGCGATGGCTCCAAGAACTCCTCCGAGTGCCCCAGCCCCATCAACAAGCAACCCTACCATCGACCCTCGTCCAGCGCCAGCTCGACAGCGCCCACCGAGGCGGACACCATGCACTCGGAACGCGCCTCGCCACAGTCCAG GTATGAGAACCACAGTCCCAGCACTACGGCCGGCAATGGAAATGCGCCGAGCGGCCTGGATCGGATTGTGAAATCGGAACGCAACAATGGCAGCGCCAACGAGGCTAACGACGATGAACGCGAACTGATGGACGAGTCAACCGAT AATGGTGCCGAGGATTTGCGTGTGAAATTGGAGAACTCAAACTATTCGCCGCCACCCGCCAACTCGAACACCTCATCGACCACACCGAATGCGCTGCTGGAGAACCTGAAGAATGCGGACGGATCGCTGTCGGGCAATTTGGCCGCATCGATTGCACCCGCTGACATGTTGAACGTGTGGAATGCCACCAAGATGAATAACAAGAACAGCGTGAACACAGCGGACGGCAAGAAACTGAAGTGTTTGTACTGCGATCGCCTTTACGGCTACGAGACGAATCTGCGCGCACACATCCGGCAGCGGCATCAGGGCATCCGGGTGCCCTGCCCCTTCTGCGAACGGACCTTCACACGCAACAACACGGTGCGGCGGCACATTGCACGTGAGCACAAGCAGGAGATTGGTTTGGCGGCGGGCACAACAATTGCGCCGGCGCATgtggcagcagcggcggcggcagcggcggccGCGAATCATTCACCATAG